One Defluviimonas sp. SAOS-178_SWC DNA window includes the following coding sequences:
- a CDS encoding PAS-domain containing protein, which yields MVTPLMLSAVVVTTSIAAALVALLLLSAVPQRRGTKADLPQLSAPFEQAIFLFDDRELVDATSTGRALLGAIPGPGSEWSRLAGYLSLRLRGFEAEMSSLAERGELEMRGQDDDGFRVKAEWLGQMARLTVSDLSVEGQGILVDGLSQRAQEAELASLRETVATAPFPVWRTDGDNTIVWANHAYLDRVAERQDGEEDDMTWPVPALFLDCGRNPIGKSLRKKLSSPDGGAGHWYDCYSYPAAEGQLHFALPADTVVKAETSLREFVQTLTKTFAHLPIGLAIFDRQRQLALFNPALVDLTSAGAEFLSARPTLFAFLDRLREAHVIPEPKDYGSWRQQMLDLEKAAASGLYEETWTLPSGQTYHVTGRPHPDGAVAFLIEDITAEIALTRRFRSEIELGQSVVDTLDEAIAVFSPAGELILSNSAYEDLWGVEPGRTLGTMTIMDSLKHWQEQTRPNPTLGDIRDFVTTLDERAEWTAELPLTAGGALSCRIVPLLGGATLVGFERVAPDRPLVRRIRRNRYATAPGSQGETVQA from the coding sequence ATGGTTACACCGCTGATGCTTTCGGCGGTCGTCGTTACAACGTCGATCGCTGCTGCGCTCGTTGCCCTCTTGCTTCTGTCGGCTGTACCGCAGAGACGCGGAACCAAGGCTGACTTGCCGCAGCTTTCCGCGCCATTCGAACAGGCGATCTTCCTTTTCGATGACCGCGAACTCGTCGATGCCACCAGTACCGGACGCGCCCTTCTCGGCGCCATTCCCGGCCCCGGTTCGGAATGGAGCCGGCTCGCCGGTTACCTCTCGCTGCGTCTTCGCGGCTTCGAGGCCGAGATGAGCAGTCTCGCCGAACGCGGTGAGCTTGAGATGCGCGGACAGGATGACGACGGATTTCGCGTCAAGGCCGAATGGCTCGGGCAGATGGCCCGGCTGACGGTCAGCGATCTTTCGGTCGAGGGGCAAGGCATACTCGTCGACGGGCTGAGCCAGCGGGCGCAGGAGGCAGAACTGGCCTCGCTACGCGAAACCGTCGCCACCGCACCTTTCCCGGTCTGGCGGACAGACGGCGACAACACGATCGTCTGGGCCAATCATGCCTATCTCGACCGCGTCGCGGAACGACAGGACGGCGAAGAGGACGACATGACCTGGCCGGTCCCGGCGCTCTTCCTTGATTGTGGGCGAAACCCGATCGGGAAGTCTCTGCGCAAGAAGCTCTCATCGCCTGACGGCGGGGCCGGGCACTGGTATGACTGCTACTCCTATCCCGCGGCCGAAGGACAGCTTCACTTCGCGTTGCCCGCCGACACGGTGGTCAAGGCGGAAACGTCGCTGCGCGAGTTCGTCCAGACCCTGACCAAGACTTTCGCCCATCTGCCGATCGGCCTCGCGATCTTCGACAGGCAGCGGCAACTCGCCCTGTTCAACCCCGCCCTTGTGGACCTCACCTCGGCCGGGGCGGAGTTCCTGTCCGCAAGACCGACGCTCTTCGCCTTTCTCGACCGCCTGCGCGAAGCCCATGTGATCCCCGAGCCGAAAGATTACGGCAGCTGGCGCCAACAGATGCTCGACCTCGAAAAGGCAGCGGCGAGCGGGCTATATGAAGAGACCTGGACCCTGCCGTCGGGCCAGACCTATCATGTCACCGGCCGACCGCATCCCGATGGCGCCGTCGCCTTCCTGATCGAGGATATCACCGCCGAAATCGCGCTGACCCGCCGCTTCCGGTCCGAAATCGAGCTGGGCCAGTCCGTGGTCGACACGTTGGACGAAGCGATCGCGGTGTTCTCGCCGGCAGGGGAGTTGATCCTGTCGAACAGCGCTTACGAGGATCTCTGGGGCGTGGAGCCGGGCCGGACGCTCGGCACCATGACGATCATGGATTCGCTCAAGCACTGGCAGGAACAGACACGGCCGAACCCGACACTGGGCGACATCCGCGATTTCGTGACGACACTGGATGAACGCGCCGAGTGGACGGCCGAACTCCCCCTCACGGCGGGCGGCGCCCTTTCATGCCGGATCGTGCCGCTCCTCGGGGGGGCAACGCTGGTCGGATTCGAGCGGGTCGCGCCGGACCGTCCGCTGGTGCGCCGTATCCGCCGGAACCGCTACGCCACGGCGCCCGGCTCGCAAGGCGAAACCGTCCAGGCCTGA
- a CDS encoding nucleotidyltransferase family protein, which yields MRTTPDALMLFTAGLGTRMGALTANRPKPLIEVGGRALIDHALAQVEGAGIGWVVANLHYLPEQIIAHLSLYRDIRFSAETETLLETGGGLRKALPLLGDGPVFTLNTDAVWTGANPLTELRDAWDADRMDGLMLLVPTARASGHSGPGDFDRDADGRLTRGRSFVYTGAQIVATTGLAAIPAQVFSLNLLWDRMLADGRLFGLVHDGGWCDVGRPESIPVAEALLREAAGV from the coding sequence ATGCGGACGACACCCGACGCTTTGATGCTCTTCACCGCCGGCCTCGGCACCCGGATGGGCGCGCTGACCGCGAATAGGCCGAAACCGCTGATCGAGGTCGGAGGGCGGGCGCTGATAGATCACGCCCTGGCGCAGGTGGAGGGAGCGGGGATCGGCTGGGTCGTGGCCAACCTCCACTACCTGCCCGAACAGATCATCGCGCATTTGTCGCTGTACAGGGATATCCGGTTTTCCGCCGAGACAGAGACGCTTCTGGAAACCGGCGGCGGCCTGCGGAAAGCGCTACCGCTCCTTGGCGACGGTCCTGTCTTCACGCTCAACACCGATGCGGTCTGGACCGGCGCCAACCCGCTGACGGAGCTGCGTGACGCCTGGGACGCGGATCGCATGGACGGCCTCATGCTTCTCGTCCCCACCGCCCGCGCAAGCGGCCATTCCGGCCCCGGTGATTTCGACCGCGATGCCGATGGCCGGCTGACCCGGGGGCGGAGCTTTGTCTATACCGGCGCCCAGATCGTCGCCACCACCGGCCTCGCCGCGATCCCCGCGCAGGTCTTCTCGCTCAACCTCCTTTGGGACCGGATGCTCGCCGATGGGCGGCTTTTCGGCCTCGTCCATGACGGCGGATGGTGCGATGTCGGAAGGCCTGAGTCGATCCCCGTTGCCGAGGCCCTTCTGCGCGAGGCTGCCGGTGTTTGA
- the addB gene encoding double-strand break repair protein AddB gives MFDPSPMPRLFGLPPGANFPQDLADGLIARMAGAPPEAMARVTLYLNTARMQRSVRAAFDGHGARFLPRLRLITDLGRDPLPGLPPAVPPLRRRLDLARLVAERMRQDHDFAARSAIFDLADSLARLMDEMQGEGVALSALEAADLAEDHAAHWERSLAFIRIIARYFEADSAPDPEARQRRVVEAMTARWQDAPPSDPVIVAGSTGSRGATQMLMQAVARLPQGAIVLPGFDFDMPDRAWNSLSTGPIPSEDHPQYRFLHLCRTLEVPPGSVGRWSDVAAPAPERNRLLSLALRPAPVTDQWMTDGAGLGPLGPATEGLTLIEAPSLRSEALAIALLLRKAVEDGKRAALITPDRMLTRRVTAALDRWGIVPDDSAGLPLVQSAPGRFLRHVAALIGQALTAESLLIVLKHPLTATGADDRGNHLRFTRDLELSLRRSGPPFPTGADLRAWAEKAGGGERAVWAEWIANSLAGSADFGEQPLSAIANTHLKITSALAAGPGGQVEASELWREEAGRLALRTMAELVAEAPNGGTFRPADYTDLVTSLLSQGSVRQAAASHPLIAIQGTLEARAGGADLAILAGLNEGIWPASPAPDPWLSRQMRLKAGLLLPERQIGLSAHDFQQAAGAAEVVLSRAIRDEAAATVASRWLARMTNLLQGLPEQGGPEALRAMRARGNEWLDLTLALETPEPTGAARRPAPRPPVEARPRELPVTGIRMLIRDPYEIYARRILRLYPLDPLRAEPDARKRGTVLHRIMERFILDRPDGESQAEAARRLLALAETKLAEDIPWPAAQRIWLSRLGRIAEGFAAAEAERARLGRPVVLEEKGTVLLESSAFRLTARPDRIDLLEDGRVHIYDYKTGNPPSKKQEEAFDKQLLLEAAMAERGGFPPLGKREVAGATYIRIGGVGEERPVTIDDATLAQTWDGLQRLIESYDRRATGYPSRRAVFAARMEGDYDHLARFGEWQMGDKPEPEDVG, from the coding sequence GTGTTTGACCCTTCGCCGATGCCCCGCCTTTTCGGCCTGCCCCCGGGCGCGAACTTTCCGCAAGATCTTGCCGACGGGCTGATCGCGCGCATGGCCGGCGCACCGCCGGAAGCGATGGCGCGGGTGACGCTCTACCTCAACACCGCACGGATGCAGCGTTCGGTGCGGGCGGCCTTCGACGGTCACGGCGCCCGCTTCCTGCCGCGCTTGCGATTGATCACCGATCTCGGCCGCGACCCGTTGCCGGGTCTTCCCCCTGCTGTTCCCCCGTTGCGGCGGCGGCTCGATCTCGCCCGGCTGGTGGCGGAACGGATGCGGCAGGACCACGACTTCGCGGCCCGTTCCGCTATCTTCGATCTTGCCGACAGCCTCGCCCGGCTGATGGACGAGATGCAGGGCGAAGGCGTCGCGCTCAGTGCTCTGGAAGCGGCTGATCTGGCCGAGGACCATGCCGCCCACTGGGAACGCAGCCTTGCCTTCATCCGGATCATCGCCCGCTATTTCGAAGCCGACAGCGCGCCGGACCCCGAAGCACGGCAGCGCCGGGTGGTGGAGGCGATGACCGCCCGATGGCAGGATGCGCCGCCGTCGGATCCCGTTATCGTCGCCGGCTCCACCGGATCGCGCGGTGCGACACAGATGCTGATGCAGGCCGTGGCACGCCTGCCGCAAGGCGCGATCGTGCTGCCCGGGTTCGACTTCGACATGCCGGATCGCGCGTGGAACAGTCTCTCAACCGGCCCAATTCCGTCGGAAGACCATCCGCAATACCGCTTTCTGCACCTCTGCCGCACCCTTGAGGTTCCGCCCGGATCGGTCGGCCGGTGGTCGGATGTCGCGGCGCCGGCACCGGAGCGAAACCGGCTCCTGTCGCTCGCTTTGCGCCCGGCGCCGGTGACGGATCAATGGATGACAGACGGGGCGGGGCTTGGCCCGCTCGGCCCGGCCACGGAAGGTCTGACCCTGATCGAAGCCCCATCGCTGCGGTCCGAGGCGCTGGCGATCGCGCTCCTCCTTCGGAAAGCCGTCGAGGATGGGAAACGCGCCGCCCTGATCACGCCGGACCGGATGCTCACCCGCCGGGTAACTGCGGCGCTCGACCGGTGGGGGATCGTGCCGGACGACAGCGCGGGGCTGCCGCTGGTGCAATCGGCGCCCGGGCGGTTCCTTCGCCATGTCGCGGCACTGATCGGCCAAGCGCTGACGGCGGAGTCCCTTCTGATCGTCCTGAAGCACCCGCTGACCGCGACCGGGGCCGACGACCGCGGCAACCATTTGAGGTTCACCCGCGATCTGGAATTGTCGCTCCGCCGGTCCGGCCCGCCCTTTCCAACCGGCGCCGACCTGCGCGCCTGGGCCGAGAAGGCTGGCGGCGGCGAGCGGGCTGTGTGGGCGGAGTGGATCGCGAACAGCCTCGCTGGCAGCGCCGATTTCGGGGAGCAGCCGCTTTCGGCCATTGCAAACACGCATTTGAAGATAACCAGCGCCCTTGCGGCCGGGCCGGGGGGGCAGGTCGAGGCAAGCGAGCTTTGGCGCGAGGAGGCCGGCCGGCTTGCCTTACGCACGATGGCCGAACTGGTCGCCGAAGCCCCGAACGGAGGCACGTTCAGGCCGGCCGACTATACCGACCTCGTGACCTCGCTTCTGTCCCAGGGAAGCGTCCGGCAAGCCGCCGCGTCGCATCCCCTGATCGCGATCCAAGGCACGCTGGAAGCGCGGGCGGGCGGCGCCGACCTTGCCATCCTTGCCGGGCTGAACGAGGGGATCTGGCCCGCGAGCCCCGCGCCCGATCCGTGGCTCTCTCGGCAGATGCGGCTGAAAGCCGGTCTTCTGTTGCCCGAACGTCAGATCGGCCTCTCCGCGCATGACTTCCAGCAAGCGGCGGGCGCGGCAGAAGTCGTCCTGTCGCGCGCGATCCGGGATGAGGCGGCGGCGACTGTCGCCTCCCGCTGGCTGGCCCGGATGACGAACCTTCTTCAGGGCCTCCCCGAGCAGGGTGGGCCCGAGGCCCTGCGTGCGATGCGTGCGCGCGGCAACGAATGGCTGGACTTAACGTTGGCGCTGGAAACACCGGAACCGACAGGAGCCGCGCGGCGTCCCGCTCCTCGCCCACCTGTCGAAGCGCGCCCACGCGAGCTTCCGGTGACCGGCATCCGCATGCTCATCCGCGATCCCTATGAGATCTACGCCCGCCGCATCCTGCGCCTTTACCCGCTCGACCCCCTCCGGGCCGAGCCGGATGCCCGGAAGCGCGGGACCGTCCTGCACCGGATCATGGAGCGCTTCATCCTCGATCGTCCCGATGGCGAATCCCAGGCGGAAGCGGCCCGGCGACTGCTGGCACTGGCCGAAACGAAGCTGGCCGAGGATATTCCCTGGCCCGCCGCGCAACGCATCTGGCTGTCGCGGCTTGGCCGCATCGCCGAGGGTTTCGCGGCGGCCGAGGCCGAACGCGCCCGGCTTGGGCGACCGGTGGTTCTGGAAGAAAAAGGCACTGTTCTGCTGGAATCGAGCGCCTTTCGCCTGACGGCCCGGCCCGACAGGATCGACCTTCTGGAGGATGGCCGGGTTCATATTTACGATTACAAGACCGGAAATCCGCCTTCCAAAAAGCAGGAAGAAGCGTTCGACAAGCAGCTTCTTCTGGAAGCGGCAATGGCGGAACGCGGGGGCTTTCCGCCACTTGGAAAACGGGAGGTCGCGGGCGCGACCTATATCCGAATTGGCGGCGTGGGCGAAGAACGGCCCGTGACGATCGACGACGCGACCCTCGCCCAGACCTGGGATGGTCTCCAGCGTCTCATAGAATCGTACGACCGCCGCGCCACTGGCTACCCCTCCCGCCGGGCGGTCTTCGCCGCGCGGATGGAGGGGGATTACGACCACCTCGCCCGCTTCGGCGAATGGCAGATGGGCGACAAACCCGAACCGGAGGATGTCGGATGA
- a CDS encoding SCO family protein: MAVSTKSYAVAAVSVAAIFMIAVYQYTRNGGDDRFAPCRSSAIAGGPGAIGGPFTLTDENGRQVTDKDVLSGPSLVYFGYTFCPDVCPTDTARNAEAIDALEDKGYDVTPVFITVDPDRDTPDVLKEWTDFIHPKMIGLTGTPEQIASVAKAYRTYYKAPENPTDEYYTVDHMTQTYLMLPEYGFVEFFSREDTPEDIANRAACFIDAMK; encoded by the coding sequence ATGGCTGTATCCACGAAGAGTTATGCCGTCGCGGCGGTATCGGTCGCGGCGATCTTCATGATCGCGGTCTATCAATACACACGCAATGGCGGTGACGACCGGTTCGCACCCTGCCGGAGCAGCGCCATCGCGGGCGGTCCCGGCGCGATCGGGGGGCCTTTCACCCTGACCGATGAAAACGGCCGTCAAGTGACGGACAAGGACGTCTTGTCGGGACCGAGCCTCGTTTACTTCGGATATACGTTCTGCCCGGATGTCTGTCCCACCGATACCGCGCGCAATGCCGAAGCCATCGATGCGCTTGAAGACAAGGGATATGACGTCACCCCGGTCTTCATTACCGTCGACCCCGACCGCGACACGCCGGACGTGTTGAAGGAATGGACTGATTTCATCCACCCGAAAATGATCGGCCTGACTGGCACACCGGAGCAGATCGCATCCGTCGCGAAAGCCTACCGGACATATTACAAGGCGCCGGAGAACCCGACCGACGAATATTACACCGTCGACCACATGACGCAGACCTACCTGATGCTCCCCGAATACGGTTTCGTCGAGTTCTTCTCGCGCGAGGATACGCCCGAGGATATCGCCAACCGCGCGGCCTGTTTCATTGACGCCATGAAGTGA
- the regB gene encoding sensor histidine kinase RegB, translating to MSQPAPDPQPHFPHRALAARIGHGDWVRLRTLILLRWTAIFGQATAILVAWKYYDIRLDLVLCLLVVGAAVLANVIAIFAFPVNTRLSERGAMLTLLFDTLQLSLLLFLTGGLNNPFALLILAPATIAATALQTRSTVFVGLLTIALVTLVTFFHVPLKTLDATSITVPALFEFGFWLAIVIGVVFLGLYARRVASEIHVMGDALLATQMALAREQKLTDLGGVVAAAAHELGTPLATIKLTSRELARDLADHPELRADAELILEQADRCRDILRSMGRAGKQDLHLRSAPVSAVIREAAEPHMGRGKDLHFDLDDTPGSGRQPEILRQPEIIHGLRNLIQNAVDFARSEVWVDTEWSERALTVTIADDGEGYPPHLIGRIGDPFLPRRRDDDPARRPDYDGMGLGLFIAKTLLERTGAQLRFTNGSDPFLTEEERPERSGAVVEVIWPRATIEAEATGGLGENRQILS from the coding sequence ATGAGCCAGCCGGCCCCCGATCCCCAGCCTCATTTCCCGCACCGTGCCCTCGCCGCGCGGATCGGACATGGCGACTGGGTGCGCTTGCGCACCCTGATCCTGTTGCGCTGGACGGCGATTTTCGGCCAAGCGACCGCGATCCTCGTGGCCTGGAAGTACTACGACATCCGCCTCGACCTCGTCCTGTGTCTTCTTGTCGTCGGTGCCGCGGTTCTCGCGAACGTGATCGCGATCTTCGCCTTTCCGGTGAATACGCGACTGAGCGAGAGGGGCGCGATGCTGACGCTGCTGTTCGACACGCTTCAGCTTTCGCTTCTTCTGTTTCTCACCGGCGGGCTCAACAATCCCTTCGCGCTTCTGATCCTTGCGCCGGCGACAATAGCCGCGACGGCGCTGCAAACCCGTTCCACGGTTTTCGTGGGTCTGCTGACCATCGCGCTCGTGACGCTTGTCACCTTTTTCCATGTTCCGCTCAAGACGCTGGACGCAACGTCGATCACCGTGCCGGCGTTGTTCGAGTTCGGCTTCTGGCTCGCCATCGTCATTGGCGTGGTGTTTCTGGGTCTTTATGCCCGGCGTGTCGCGTCCGAGATCCATGTCATGGGCGACGCGCTCCTTGCGACGCAGATGGCGCTCGCGCGAGAGCAGAAGCTGACCGATCTCGGCGGTGTGGTCGCGGCGGCGGCACATGAACTCGGGACGCCGCTGGCGACAATCAAACTGACCAGCCGCGAACTTGCCCGGGATCTTGCGGACCATCCTGAACTGCGGGCCGATGCGGAATTGATTCTTGAACAGGCCGATCGCTGCCGCGACATCCTTCGCTCGATGGGGCGTGCCGGAAAGCAGGATCTGCATTTGCGCTCCGCCCCGGTTTCCGCCGTGATCCGGGAGGCGGCCGAGCCGCATATGGGCCGCGGGAAAGACCTGCATTTCGATCTTGACGACACGCCAGGCTCCGGCCGCCAGCCCGAGATCCTTCGTCAGCCCGAGATCATTCACGGGTTGCGGAATCTCATCCAGAATGCAGTCGATTTCGCCCGCTCCGAGGTCTGGGTCGATACCGAATGGAGCGAGCGGGCATTAACGGTAACGATCGCCGACGATGGAGAGGGGTATCCGCCGCATCTGATCGGCCGGATCGGCGACCCGTTCCTGCCGCGCCGGCGCGACGACGATCCGGCGAGGCGCCCCGACTACGACGGAATGGGTCTTGGCCTTTTCATTGCCAAGACACTTCTGGAACGCACCGGCGCCCAGTTGCGCTTCACCAACGGCTCGGATCCGTTCCTGACCGAGGAAGAGCGCCCGGAACGGTCCGGTGCGGTGGTCGAAGTCATCTGGCCGCGTGCGACGATCGAAGCCGAAGCTACCGGCGGTCTGGGTGAGAACCGGCAGATCCTTTCGTGA
- the tsaE gene encoding tRNA (adenosine(37)-N6)-threonylcarbamoyltransferase complex ATPase subunit type 1 TsaE, protein MNDATLLPLSVRLDLPTPEATAELARWLAPRLHAGDVILLDGPIGAGKSHFCRSLIQARLKALDRMEDVPSPTYTLVQIYELDGVDIWHADLYRLTAADEAAELGLEEAFDQAICLVEWPDRLGEMAPGSALRVDLDPGAGPTDRSARLSARDPRWRPVLDILQTVDWHRHE, encoded by the coding sequence ATGAACGACGCGACACTGCTCCCCCTATCCGTCCGGCTCGACCTGCCGACGCCCGAGGCTACGGCCGAATTGGCGCGGTGGCTCGCGCCGCGCCTGCACGCGGGCGACGTCATCCTCCTCGACGGCCCCATCGGTGCCGGGAAATCGCATTTCTGCCGCAGCCTGATCCAGGCCCGGCTCAAGGCCCTCGACCGGATGGAGGATGTGCCGTCGCCGACCTACACGCTCGTGCAGATCTACGAGCTTGACGGCGTCGACATCTGGCATGCCGACCTCTACCGGCTGACGGCTGCCGACGAAGCGGCCGAACTCGGCCTCGAAGAGGCGTTCGACCAGGCGATCTGCCTTGTCGAGTGGCCAGACAGGTTGGGGGAGATGGCGCCGGGTTCCGCGCTCAGGGTGGATCTGGACCCTGGCGCCGGACCAACAGATCGAAGCGCGCGCCTTTCGGCGCGCGATCCCCGCTGGCGACCGGTTCTCGATATTCTTCAGACGGTTGATTGGCATCGGCATGAGTGA
- a CDS encoding aminoglycoside phosphotransferase family protein — translation MSDRTILAARFLTGAGWDTASHAPLAGDASARSYQRLTINGRAAVLMDAAPAQGESTERFARMARWLADHGYSPPALLAADHAHGFLLLEDLGDDLFARLLAADPSREAELYAAATDFLSDLHRHPAPDFVAPLDASGLAELTMLVPKWYLPGIGEPANPTAEVLPDLIGAEFARLGDGAVVTSLRDFHAENLIWLPERSGHARLGLLDFQDAVATHPAYDLVSLLQDARRDVSEMTEAAMIARYVRANGLDPAGFGAVYALLGAQRALRIAGIFARLTLRDGKPHYLAYLPRVWRHLDRNLAHPALGDLARAVHESLPAPTPERVQRIKDQCGRHPTL, via the coding sequence ATGAGTGACCGGACGATCCTCGCTGCCCGCTTCCTGACCGGGGCCGGTTGGGACACGGCCAGCCACGCGCCGCTCGCCGGGGACGCGTCGGCCCGAAGCTACCAGAGACTGACGATCAACGGTCGGGCGGCGGTGCTGATGGATGCCGCGCCGGCGCAGGGCGAAAGCACGGAACGTTTCGCCCGCATGGCCCGTTGGCTGGCGGACCACGGCTATTCGCCACCGGCTCTTCTTGCCGCAGACCACGCGCATGGTTTTCTTCTCCTCGAAGACCTCGGCGACGACCTGTTCGCGCGGCTGCTCGCCGCCGACCCGTCGCGCGAGGCGGAGCTTTACGCCGCCGCAACCGATTTCCTGAGCGACCTGCACCGCCACCCGGCCCCCGACTTCGTCGCGCCGCTTGACGCATCCGGGCTCGCCGAGCTCACCATGCTCGTGCCGAAGTGGTATTTGCCCGGGATCGGCGAACCGGCAAACCCCACCGCAGAGGTGCTGCCGGACCTGATCGGCGCGGAGTTCGCGCGCCTCGGCGATGGCGCCGTCGTCACCTCGCTCCGCGATTTCCATGCGGAGAACCTGATCTGGCTACCCGAGCGGTCGGGCCATGCCCGCCTCGGTCTCCTCGATTTTCAGGATGCCGTTGCGACCCATCCGGCTTACGATCTCGTCTCGCTCCTGCAAGATGCTCGTCGGGACGTGTCCGAGATGACGGAGGCCGCGATGATCGCGCGGTACGTCCGGGCCAACGGTCTGGATCCTGCCGGTTTCGGCGCCGTATACGCGCTGCTCGGCGCACAGCGTGCGCTGCGCATCGCCGGCATCTTCGCGCGTCTCACCCTGCGTGACGGCAAACCGCACTACCTCGCCTACCTGCCGCGGGTCTGGCGGCATCTCGACCGCAATCTCGCCCATCCCGCGCTTGGCGATCTCGCCCGTGCGGTGCATGAAAGCCTGCCGGCACCGACGCCGGAGCGGGTTCAAAGGATCAAGGACCAATGCGGACGACACCCGACGCTTTGA